The Pseudomonas parafulva genome window below encodes:
- a CDS encoding heme acquisition protein HasA: MTISVTYDPAFGSATVDDYLAFWSAGFVTAGHGYSNTGGFSNGTFDGDQYATHGANGSDYAFIADSNTANGLHYVFDPSKAPGDNLNHYLWGSLDNVSLGEVLGGGSGSDFSLGNYVVSFNGLDLDAALGAGRAGNEVQGVIYGLMQGNTSALEGVLDNLLASYGVSTDSTFDAIAAALGGGASSFAAAEAVGVQALPEDLALAA; the protein is encoded by the coding sequence ATGACTATTTCCGTCACCTACGATCCAGCCTTCGGCAGCGCTACCGTCGATGACTACCTGGCCTTCTGGAGCGCAGGTTTCGTCACCGCCGGCCACGGCTACAGCAACACCGGCGGCTTCAGCAACGGCACCTTCGACGGTGACCAGTACGCCACCCATGGCGCCAACGGCTCGGACTACGCCTTCATTGCCGACTCCAACACCGCCAACGGCCTGCACTACGTGTTCGACCCGTCCAAGGCGCCGGGCGACAACCTCAACCACTACCTGTGGGGTTCGCTGGACAACGTCAGCCTGGGCGAAGTGCTCGGCGGCGGCAGTGGCAGCGACTTCAGCCTGGGCAACTACGTGGTCAGCTTCAATGGCCTGGACCTGGATGCTGCGCTGGGCGCAGGGCGTGCCGGCAACGAGGTGCAAGGTGTGATCTACGGCCTGATGCAGGGCAACACCTCGGCCTTGGAAGGGGTGCTGGACAACCTGTTGGCCAGCTACGGCGTGTCCACCGACAGCACCTTCGACGCCATCGCTGCCGCCCTCGGCGGTGGTGCGTCGAGCTTCGCCGCTGCCGAAGCGGTGGGCGTGCAGGCACTGCCTGAGGACTTGGCCCTGGCGGCCTGA
- a CDS encoding TonB-dependent receptor, which produces MGIGQVQAAAPVERAERQLIRFDIPAQALDRAVLAYAEQSGVQVFFDSRKLAGLNSPGLQGSHAIEDGLRRLLQGTPVRYRFSAPGQVGLERIEAGEHSVELGATHVESSRDGDWVYMAPRSVSVITRAQIDQRPPRHAADLLEQTAGVYTAVNQRDPGLSVNIRGVQDYGRVNMNIDGMRQNFSVNGHQQRNGVMFIDPEFVQNVEIDKGTSAGMGGAGVIGGIASFNTVEARDLLGPDKEIGGRLRAGHGIGELGNGTYFNGSALFALGNEVGDILVGHSERHFGDYRSGTQHAGNLGTQMRGKLEDRQAWKHWLNGEVGAMDSVTRSQIFKLGLNLPDTQRLQFSYFETDTDSKDAWTVKDAGSHEYYYRVTGSNDINARNAALDYSLNPSDLVDFKAKLYYVTTRQDRWNADNAASATSGNRVEGYSDRYQTDTWGLQVQNTSRWQLFKADSLTFNYGSEMFQDRFRPSTERVAAANETESLPYVQGANPTGKRVMASLFGNLSYEHDDWLTVDAGLRYDRYRLTGKTGVTTWLYPEGITETNLRRQRTDLLFDQEREEGRFSPTFGIAVKPGPDWLQLYTRWGRGWRPPAVTEAYMSGRPHGGGNEMVYPNPFLQAEQSHNWELGLNIFKQSLLRDGDRFAAKVAYFDTRIDHFSFLDTNVSLPGSSVSGIALGRSAYQNNLQATRFRGVEYSLDYDAGDYYGQLSYTHMIGSNDFCSNQFYLGGAQQLVSAGTVLRPVRVGSRILMLPVRVSRAEANATENNRVSCGDIMGNAAYMPADRGALTLGMRFLERTLDVGMRLRYSEGNGKNLDTHGYSQIDQAMWPKYKVYDLYASYWMTPSLNLALSLENATDEAYFVAMGDANNLSLARGRTLSGMLEYRF; this is translated from the coding sequence ATGGGGATCGGCCAGGTGCAGGCCGCCGCACCGGTCGAGCGCGCCGAGCGCCAACTGATCCGCTTCGACATCCCGGCCCAGGCACTCGACCGCGCGGTGCTCGCCTATGCCGAGCAATCCGGGGTGCAGGTGTTCTTCGACAGCCGCAAGCTGGCCGGGCTGAACAGCCCTGGCCTGCAGGGCTCGCACGCGATCGAGGACGGCTTGCGTCGGTTGCTGCAGGGCACGCCGGTGCGCTATCGCTTCAGCGCCCCTGGTCAAGTGGGCCTGGAGCGGATCGAGGCTGGCGAGCACAGCGTCGAGCTGGGCGCCACCCATGTGGAGTCCAGCCGTGACGGCGACTGGGTGTACATGGCGCCGCGCTCGGTCAGCGTCATCACCCGCGCGCAGATCGACCAGCGCCCGCCGCGTCACGCGGCCGACCTGCTGGAGCAGACCGCCGGCGTCTACACCGCGGTCAACCAGCGCGACCCCGGTCTGTCGGTGAACATCCGTGGCGTACAGGACTACGGCCGGGTCAACATGAACATCGACGGCATGCGCCAGAACTTCAGCGTCAACGGTCACCAGCAGCGCAATGGCGTGATGTTCATCGACCCGGAGTTCGTGCAGAACGTGGAAATCGACAAAGGCACCTCGGCCGGTATGGGCGGTGCTGGCGTGATCGGCGGCATCGCCAGTTTCAACACGGTCGAGGCCCGCGACCTGCTCGGTCCGGACAAGGAGATCGGTGGACGCCTGCGCGCCGGTCACGGCATCGGCGAGCTGGGCAACGGTACCTACTTCAACGGCAGCGCGTTGTTCGCCCTGGGCAACGAAGTGGGCGACATCCTGGTCGGCCACAGCGAGCGCCATTTTGGCGACTACCGCAGCGGCACCCAGCACGCCGGCAACCTCGGCACCCAAATGCGCGGCAAGCTGGAGGACCGCCAGGCGTGGAAGCACTGGCTCAACGGCGAAGTCGGCGCCATGGACAGCGTGACCCGCTCGCAGATCTTCAAGCTCGGCCTCAACCTGCCCGACACCCAGCGCCTGCAGTTCAGCTACTTCGAGACCGACACCGACAGCAAGGACGCCTGGACGGTCAAGGACGCCGGCAGCCATGAGTACTACTACCGCGTCACCGGCAGCAACGACATCAACGCCAGGAACGCGGCGCTGGACTACAGCCTCAACCCCAGCGACCTGGTGGATTTCAAGGCCAAGCTGTACTACGTCACCACCCGTCAGGATCGCTGGAATGCCGACAACGCCGCCTCGGCCACCAGCGGCAACCGGGTCGAAGGCTATAGCGACCGCTACCAGACCGACACCTGGGGCTTGCAGGTGCAGAACACCTCGCGCTGGCAGTTGTTCAAGGCCGACAGCTTGACCTTCAACTACGGCAGCGAAATGTTCCAGGACCGCTTCCGGCCCAGTACCGAGCGTGTGGCGGCCGCCAACGAAACCGAATCGCTGCCGTATGTCCAAGGCGCCAACCCCACCGGCAAGCGGGTCATGGCCAGCCTGTTCGGCAACCTCAGCTACGAGCACGACGACTGGCTGACCGTCGATGCGGGCCTGCGCTACGACCGCTATCGCCTCACCGGCAAGACCGGCGTGACCACTTGGCTGTACCCCGAGGGCATCACCGAGACCAACCTGCGGCGCCAGCGGACCGACCTGCTGTTCGACCAGGAGCGCGAAGAGGGCCGCTTCTCGCCGACCTTCGGCATCGCCGTCAAGCCAGGGCCGGACTGGCTGCAGCTCTACACCCGCTGGGGCCGTGGCTGGCGCCCGCCGGCGGTCACCGAGGCGTACATGAGCGGACGTCCCCACGGCGGCGGCAACGAGATGGTATACCCCAATCCGTTCCTGCAGGCCGAGCAGTCGCACAACTGGGAACTGGGGCTGAACATCTTCAAGCAATCGCTGCTGCGCGACGGTGATCGCTTCGCCGCCAAGGTCGCCTACTTCGACACGCGCATCGACCATTTCTCGTTTCTCGACACCAACGTCAGCCTGCCCGGCTCCAGTGTCTCGGGCATCGCCCTGGGCCGTTCGGCGTACCAGAACAACTTGCAAGCCACGCGTTTTCGCGGTGTGGAGTACAGCCTGGACTACGACGCTGGCGACTACTACGGCCAGCTCAGCTACACGCACATGATCGGCAGCAACGACTTCTGCTCCAACCAGTTCTACCTCGGCGGCGCCCAGCAGTTGGTCAGCGCCGGCACCGTGCTGCGTCCAGTGCGCGTCGGCAGCCGCATTCTCATGCTGCCGGTGCGGGTCTCGCGGGCCGAAGCCAACGCCACGGAAAACAACCGGGTGAGCTGTGGCGACATCATGGGCAATGCCGCCTACATGCCGGCCGACCGTGGCGCGTTGACCCTGGGCATGCGCTTTCTCGAGCGCACCCTGGATGTGGGCATGCGCCTGCGCTACAGCGAAGGCAATGGCAAGAACCTCGACACCCATGGCTACAGCCAGATCGACCAGGCCATGTGGCCCAAGTACAAGGTCTACGACCTCTATGCCAGCTACTGGATGACCCCCAGCCTGAACCTGGCGCTGTCGCTGGAGAACGCCACCGACGAAGCCTATTTCGTCGCCATGGGCGATGCCAACAACCTGTCCCTGGCCCGCGGCCGGACCTTGAGCGGCATGCTCGAATACCGATTCTGA
- a CDS encoding FecR family protein: protein MTSQNPPEQAIREQAAEWAVRAASGVLDPAQQRALAQWCAADPQHAQAYAFAQATWADLGGLAALTSSRPRAAARPLRRRSRLRQAMTGVAALLVLAFGVAQAPHWLLQWRADYVTGMGEVRQVTLPDGSQVDLDARSAIALDFDDQQRRVRLLAGEAVFSAAPVSAQEPRPFVVEHAGATTRALGTRFVVGDAGAGGWVGMLEHRVAVHLLNSPDRGRADQVVEQGQAVRYDQADGVRPWPQQDLQRATDWARGVLVFERQPLADVVARLNHYRSGQWLVLNEQLARREVSGVFRLDQLATVGAVLSDELQARRLELPGLTVIY, encoded by the coding sequence GTGACTAGCCAGAACCCGCCCGAGCAAGCGATTCGCGAGCAGGCCGCCGAGTGGGCGGTGCGCGCCGCCAGCGGCGTCCTCGACCCGGCGCAGCAACGGGCGTTGGCCCAGTGGTGCGCTGCCGACCCGCAGCATGCCCAGGCCTATGCCTTCGCCCAGGCAACCTGGGCCGACCTCGGCGGATTGGCCGCGTTGACGTCCTCGCGCCCTCGTGCCGCCGCCCGTCCCCTGCGTCGCCGTTCCCGCCTGCGCCAGGCCATGACCGGCGTCGCCGCGCTGCTGGTATTGGCCTTCGGTGTCGCGCAGGCCCCGCACTGGCTGCTGCAATGGCGTGCCGACTACGTCACCGGCATGGGTGAAGTGCGCCAGGTGACGCTGCCCGATGGCAGCCAGGTCGACCTGGATGCCCGCAGCGCCATTGCCTTGGACTTCGATGACCAGCAGCGCCGTGTGCGCTTGCTGGCGGGAGAAGCGGTGTTCAGCGCCGCGCCGGTGTCGGCGCAGGAACCGCGGCCGTTCGTGGTCGAGCATGCTGGCGCCACCACCCGCGCGCTGGGTACGCGCTTCGTGGTCGGCGATGCGGGCGCAGGCGGCTGGGTCGGGATGCTCGAGCACCGGGTGGCCGTGCACCTGCTCAACTCGCCGGACCGGGGGCGCGCCGATCAAGTGGTGGAGCAGGGGCAGGCGGTGCGCTACGACCAGGCAGACGGTGTGCGTCCCTGGCCGCAGCAGGACCTGCAACGGGCCACCGACTGGGCGCGCGGTGTGCTGGTGTTCGAGCGCCAGCCGCTGGCCGATGTGGTGGCTCGGCTCAATCACTACCGCAGCGGGCAATGGCTGGTTTTGAATGAGCAATTGGCCCGGCGCGAGGTGAGCGGGGTGTTTCGCCTCGACCAATTGGCCACCGTCGGCGCGGTGTTGAGCGATGAGCTGCAGGCCCGTCGGCTCGAACTGCCCGGCCTGACCGTCATCTACTGA
- a CDS encoding RNA polymerase sigma factor, which yields MAESDLKRLFIKHAKTLQGLLTRKVRDPQLAADLVQESFLRLAEQQRQEPLDNPPGYLYRTAHNLMIDHVRQQQRRKTDLVPHEALEGIVEDRPGLDEQVAREQHLRRLLAIVQALPERTGQVFRLNRLEGMTHAEVARHLGISDSSVQKHLAKALAYVMQCLHEDG from the coding sequence GTGGCGGAGTCCGACCTCAAGCGCTTGTTCATCAAGCATGCGAAAACCTTGCAGGGCCTGCTCACGCGCAAGGTGCGCGATCCGCAGTTGGCCGCTGACCTGGTGCAGGAGAGTTTCCTGCGCCTGGCCGAGCAGCAGCGTCAGGAGCCCTTGGATAATCCGCCTGGCTACCTGTACCGCACCGCGCACAACCTGATGATCGACCACGTGCGCCAGCAGCAGCGACGCAAGACAGACCTGGTGCCCCACGAGGCCCTCGAAGGCATCGTCGAGGACCGTCCGGGGTTGGACGAGCAGGTCGCTCGCGAGCAGCACTTGCGGCGCTTGCTGGCGATTGTCCAGGCGCTGCCCGAGCGCACTGGGCAGGTCTTTCGCCTGAATCGCCTGGAGGGCATGACCCACGCCGAGGTCGCCCGTCACCTGGGCATTTCCGACAGTTCCGTGCAGAAGCATCTGGCCAAGGCGTTGGCCTATGTGATGCAGTGCCTGCACGAGGATGGCTGA
- the radA gene encoding DNA repair protein RadA produces the protein MAKAKRLYGCTECGATFPKWAGQCGECGAWNTLVETMIESGAAAAPAGRAGWTGQQAQIKTLAEVSVEEIPRFTTSSTELDRVLGGGLVDGSVVLIGGDPGIGKSTILLQTLCNIATHMPALYVTGEESQQQVAMRSRRLGLPQDQLKVMTETCIETIIATARQEKPRVMVIDSIQTIFTEQLQSAPGGVAQVRESTALLVRYAKQSGTAIFLVGHVTKEGSLAGPRVLEHMVDTVLYFEGESDGRLRLLRAVKNRFGAVNELGVFGMTDRGLKEVSNPSAIFLNRTQEEVPGSVVMATWEGTRPMLVEVQALVDDSHLANPRRVTLGLDQNRLAMLLAVLHRHGGIPTHDQDVFLNVVGGVKVLETASDLALLAAVMSSLRNRPLAHGLLVFGEIGLSGEVRPVPSGQERLKEAAKHGFKRAIVPKGNAPKEAPAGLQVIAVTRLEQALDALFE, from the coding sequence ATGGCCAAGGCCAAGCGCTTGTATGGCTGCACCGAGTGCGGCGCGACCTTTCCCAAATGGGCCGGCCAGTGCGGCGAGTGCGGCGCCTGGAATACCCTGGTCGAAACCATGATCGAGAGCGGCGCTGCAGCGGCCCCGGCCGGGCGCGCCGGCTGGACCGGGCAGCAGGCGCAGATCAAGACCCTGGCCGAAGTCAGCGTCGAGGAAATCCCGCGTTTCACCACCAGCAGCACGGAACTGGACCGCGTGCTCGGCGGCGGCCTGGTCGACGGCTCGGTGGTGCTGATCGGCGGTGATCCGGGCATCGGCAAATCCACCATCCTGTTGCAAACCCTGTGCAACATCGCCACGCACATGCCGGCGCTGTACGTCACCGGCGAGGAGTCGCAGCAACAGGTGGCCATGCGCTCGCGGCGCCTGGGGCTGCCCCAGGACCAGCTCAAGGTGATGACCGAGACCTGCATCGAAACCATCATCGCCACCGCTCGCCAGGAAAAACCGCGGGTGATGGTCATCGACTCGATCCAGACCATCTTCACCGAGCAACTGCAATCGGCGCCCGGCGGCGTGGCCCAGGTGCGCGAGAGCACGGCGCTGCTGGTGCGCTACGCCAAGCAGAGCGGCACGGCGATCTTCCTGGTCGGCCACGTCACCAAGGAAGGCTCGCTGGCCGGGCCGCGCGTGCTCGAGCACATGGTCGATACCGTGCTGTATTTCGAAGGCGAATCGGACGGCCGCCTGCGTTTGCTGCGGGCGGTGAAGAACCGCTTCGGCGCGGTCAACGAACTGGGTGTGTTCGGCATGACCGACCGTGGCCTGAAGGAAGTCTCCAACCCCTCGGCGATCTTCCTCAACCGGACCCAGGAGGAAGTGCCCGGCAGCGTGGTGATGGCGACTTGGGAGGGCACCCGACCGATGCTGGTGGAGGTGCAGGCGCTGGTCGACGACAGCCACTTGGCCAACCCGCGCCGGGTCACCCTGGGCCTGGACCAGAACCGCCTGGCCATGTTGCTGGCGGTGCTGCACCGCCACGGCGGCATTCCCACCCACGACCAGGACGTGTTCCTCAACGTGGTCGGTGGGGTCAAGGTGCTGGAGACCGCCTCGGACCTGGCGCTGCTGGCAGCGGTGATGTCCAGCCTGCGCAACCGCCCGCTGGCCCACGGCTTGCTGGTGTTCGGTGAAATCGGTCTGTCCGGCGAGGTGCGCCCGGTGCCCAGCGGCCAGGAGCGTCTCAAGGAAGCGGCCAAACACGGCTTCAAGCGCGCCATCGTGCCCAAGGGCAATGCGCCCAAGGAAGCGCCGGCTGGACTGCAGGTGATCGCAGTGACGCGACTGGAGCAGGCGCTGGACGCGTTGTTCGAGTGA
- the mscL gene encoding large-conductance mechanosensitive channel protein MscL, with product MGVLNEFKAFAVKGNVVDMAVGIIIGAAFGKIVSSFVGDVIMPPLGLLIGGVDFSDLAITLKAAQGDVPAVVLAYGKFIQTVIDFIIVAFAIFMGVKAINRLKREEAKAPSVPPAPTPQETLLTEIRDLLKNGNGNGKL from the coding sequence ATGGGCGTGCTCAACGAATTCAAGGCCTTCGCGGTCAAGGGAAATGTCGTCGATATGGCGGTGGGTATCATCATCGGCGCGGCCTTCGGCAAGATCGTCTCGTCGTTCGTGGGCGATGTGATCATGCCGCCGCTGGGCCTGCTGATCGGCGGCGTAGACTTCAGCGACCTGGCAATCACCCTCAAAGCCGCCCAAGGCGATGTGCCGGCGGTGGTGCTGGCCTACGGTAAATTCATCCAGACGGTGATCGACTTCATCATCGTCGCCTTCGCCATCTTCATGGGCGTCAAAGCGATCAACCGCCTCAAGCGCGAAGAAGCCAAGGCCCCCAGCGTGCCCCCGGCCCCGACCCCGCAGGAAACCCTGCTCACCGAAATCCGCGACCTCCTCAAGAACGGCAACGGCAACGGCAAGCTGTAA